The genomic DNA TGACTTGTCGTGATGTACAATGTCCATTGTCGTCCCAACTCTACATCAAGGTGTGCGTGAGCGTGGTCAACGAGAAGTGTCGCATCGACACTGAGCTGCTGCCCTCGCTCTTCATGCGCTGCACCATGGACCCGGTCAGGAGGGACAAGTACCCGGCTGTCACACACCTCAAGTTCCTCACCAGGGAGAACTCTGAGCAGGTGAGAGACACACACTGTGAACACGTTGCTTTCCAAGTGTCCTTTATTCTGAATTCTTTCCAGCTTTATCACTTACCAGTATGCCAAATTTGCATTCAAACAGTGTAGTGTGTATGGGACTAAACCGCGATATGAATACTCTTTTAGGTGCTGCTGTGTGCCTCCAGTCAGACGGGCAGCATTGTAGAGTGCTGGTCATTGCGGAAGGAAGGCCTCCCTGTCAATAACATATTCCAACATCGTTCACCAGTAGGTAAGGCAGAGAACGATAAACCAAGGAAGAGCACACTCTAAACCCAATTATAAGTATTATTGTATGTCACTAATAGGGGGCATTTCAATAGTTTTTAAAGTTGTTTCCAATTGTTTGCCACTTTAAAGAACCTTTTAGGCATCCTCCATTTTGTTTTCAGATCAATGCAGTTAAAGGAAAGGAGACCAGTACATGATTCTACAATTGAGATGCCCCATAAAGACACACccctttcccctctccttccccacagTGGGCGAGAAACAGCCAATGATCCTGAAATGGCGCATCCTGTCGGCCACCAATGACCTGGACCGCGTGTCGGCCGTGGCTCTGCCCAAGCTGCCCATCTCCATCTCCAACACTGACCTAAAGGTGGCGTCGGACACCAAGTTCTGCCCAGGCCTCGGTATGTGCTGATGCCAAATAACCTGTCATTGCCCCTCCGCATCTACTATTGAGCACTTCAGGTGGCAGCATACACCTTTACAGAATGTTGGTTTGCAGCACTATTAAACATGCCAAAGAAGAAGTAGTTCTATGCTCAAGACACATGGTAGGGAAGTGGTACCTACATGGATGTGTCCCACACAACATAGTGGTAACATGACACATTGATGCATAATGGCAGAGAAAGTGATGAGTGgaatgtccctgtctgtctgtgtgctgtgttgtccctgtctgtgtgctgtgttgtccctgtctgtgtgctgtgttgtccctgtctgtgtgctgtgttgtctgtgtgctgtgttgtctgtgtgctgtgttgtccctgtctgtgtgctgtgttgtccctgtctgtgtgctgtgttgtccctgtctgtgtgctgtgttgtctgtgtgctgtgttgtccctgtctgtgtgctgtgttgtccctgtctgtgtgctgtgttgtccctgtctgtgtgctgtgttgtccctgtctgtgtgctgtgttgtccctgtctgtctgtgtgctgtgttgtccctgtctgtgtgctgttttgtccctgtctgtgtgctgtgttgtctgtgtgctgtgttgtccctgtctgtgtgctgtgttgtccctgtctgtgtgctgtgttgtccctgtctgtgtgacgtgttgtccctgtctgtgtgacgtgttgtccctgtctgtgtgctgtgttgtccctgtctgtgtgctgCTGGGGTCCATCTCAATGCCTCCCTCTGGAGATCAATAAATTGAATTCAATTGTTTGTGATTCTGTGTGGTGGTCCCTCCCAGGCCTGGCCCTAGCCTTCCACGATGGCAGTATCCAGATCCTCCACCGGCTGTCCCTCCAAACCATGGGCGTGTTCTACGGCTCCTCCTCGGGCTCCTCCCAGCGGCCCGGGGATGAGCCGGCCATCAAGCGGCAGCGCGCCGGCAGCCCAACCGTCCACTTCAAGGCCCTGCAGTTCTCCTGGACCTCACTGGCCCTGGCCGGAGTGGACAACCACGGCAAGGTGAGAGTGCAGCAATGCGTTCAGATCCGTTGACTGTGGAGTGACCTTAAATGTCACACACAGTACGATATCAGCACGTCATCACCCTTTTATGAAGACGGTGAAAAGGCTACCCCGGATTTGATGTTGTAAAGCTTAGATGGCTTACGTTTTTGATAAAGGGAAACATTTCTCATTTTTTACCGTCAATGTCCCTTGAATACACACCCCAGCCATTGGTGTTAAATCTTACAGGAGTCTATGATCTGCAGGCAATAACGTATGAAAAAAGAAAATGTTCCTCTCGTACAACAGCAAGCTGTCCATGTCCTTATTCATGGTTTTTGAATCCATCCCAGGCCATCCCTCAGATAGGAACAATATTTGTATCCATATTTTTACATCTCTCTTTTGGCTCTTCTTCCCTCAGCTGCACATGATCCGCGTTTCTCCGTCCATGGGCCTGATGCTGGACATGAACACACTGCTGCGCCACCTGCTGTTCCTACTGGAGTACTGCATGGTGACTGGCTACGACTGGTGGGACGTGCTGCTCCATGTGCAGCCGAGCATGGTCCATAACCTGGTGGAGAAGCTGCATGAGGAGTACATGAGACAGAACCAAGCCCTGCAGCAGGTATGTGGACCATGAGGAGACAGAACCAAGCCCTGCAGCAGGTAGGTGGACCATGAGGAGACAGAACCAAGCCCTGCAGCAGGTAGGTGGACCATGAGGAGACAGAACCAAGCCCTGCAGCAGGTATGTGGACCATGAGGAGACAGAACCAAGCCCTGCAGCAGGTAGGTGGACCATGAGGAGACAGAACCAAGCCCTGCAGCAGGTAGGTGGACCATGAGGAGACAGAACTAAGCCCTGCAGCAGGTAGGTGGACCATGAGGAGACAGAACCAAGCCCTGCAGCAGGTAGGTGGaccagggtcgtgttcagtagggcacaacatagcaaaaatgttttgcaacaggaaATTGAATTATACAGTatgttcttattggacaaattcgggtagtacttgtcatttcaatacaCAACCCAGGGATCCCCGCTGCATGGCATTCGGTCAGACAGACTGAAATCTGTTGATAACAAATTTGTGACAATGGATGGAggtgtttttgtttatttgtttttctAATATCCAGTGTCTGTGTTTGGCAGGTGCTCTCGACACGTATCGTGGCGGTTAAGGCCTCCCTCTGTAAGCTGTCGTCGGCCACGGCAGCGCGAGCCTGCGACTTCCACGCCAAGCTCCTCCTCATCGCCATTAGCTCCACCCTGAAGTCCCTGCTAAGGCCCCACGTCCTCAACACTCCAGACAAGAGCCCCGGGGACAGGCTGGCAGAGATATGCGCCAAAAACACTGACACTGGTAGGAGGACTAGCATCACTACCATTTATACTTGTATAATCAATGAATAGAcggatcccacttctgacaccaatttcACTTAAAGTGAGGCTGGAAAAAGGAATTCTTGTCAGTTTGAACTGAATGGGATTTGTACATGGTGGCCTATTATTGTTGAACAGACTCTAGGCGAAGGCTGCCTTATTTGCCCCCCTATCAGCTTGCTAGTATCTACAGTGTGTGTCGTTTTATTTCAAGACTTCAGTGATTCTGGTGAAGattgacccccccccctctccgTAGATATCGATAAGGTGATGATCAACCTGAAGACAGAGGAGTTTGTGTTAGACGGCCCCCCGCTCCAGTCTCTGCAGCAGCTCATCCAATGGGTGGGAGACTTTGTGCTGTACCTGATGGCCAACCTGCCCAATCAGGTGGGTTCCCAGTACaccacacattttgtttttgtAGATTCACTCGTACATTTTTATGAATAGCGCTACCAATGTAGGCCTTTCACAACGAGCTACCAATGTAGGCTTCACAACGAGCTGAAAAAGGATGCGTTGTTGCTCCAGAAACACTTTTACACAAGATATGATATTGAAAGAATGTAATGTTCAATCAAATGTAGGGCTGGTGCTAGTATAGAGTGTGTCCATATTAATCTCTGTCCTTCAGTGCTGTCTACCTCTGTATTAACCTGTGTCCTCTCTCAGGGCTCCATCGCGCGTCCAGGCTTTGGGTTCCTGCGCGACGGTTGGTCCCTGGGTATGCTGCGGGAGATGATGGTGATGATCCGCATCTGGGGCCTGCTGAAGCCTGGCTGCCTGCCCATCTACACAGCCACCTCGGACAACCAGGACAGCATGTCGCTGCTCTTCCGCCTGCTCACCAAGCTCTGGCTCTGCTGTAAGGATGAGGAGAACGTGTAGCTGTGGACTATATATTATGTGTCTGTGGGTATGTGGGGTTAAATGTGCCAGAGATACCTTAGGTTATAACAGtgtcgtctgtctgtatatcagTCTACTCAGTCCATTCTGCTGTGTCTCTTTAGACCTTATATCAATCTATCTCCGTGTCTGTACGTGTTCCTATGTGTACCTGGCCTTCACCCACATATCCCCCTCCCAATCCCCCTACCAGCTCGGGATGAGGGCCACCCCCAGGAGCCAGATGAGCCGCTGATAGACGAGTGCTGCCTGCTGCCCAGCCAGCTGCTGGTGCCCAGCATGGACTGGCTGCCCGTCAACGACGGCATCATCTGCAAGCTACAGGGCAAGCACCCGCTGCGGCTTCAGTTTGGCAAACCTTACAGCCTGCCAGGTCTCAACTCCACAGCCCAGGTGGAGGTCTTCTCCAGGTAAGAGTGAGGCCTCAGGAGAGGGCTAGCTGGTATTCAGGGGAAAGGTTGTCTACCACCTGGTAGGCtctttagggttagaattaggtgtAGTGCTCTTGGCCGTGGCAGTGAACTACATTTGGCCCACATGGCACACAGTTGTCCTTTTGACATCTGTTTGTGGtaaatgtgcttcttcttaatATTGCTAATATTTCAGTCAAAGCTCAGGTGAAGCCTTCCTGACAGATGCCATTGGTCAATATATTAATTGTGCGTGTCTAGGAGCCCGGGGGTCCAGAGGATGGATAATCTACGTTGTCTCTACATGGGTGTCTGCCCCACAGAGGACAGCAAAGCCTGTACCAGGTCAGAACCCATACCACTTCCTCTATCACCTACTCCCCAACACTTTTCCTTCATTTTTATATCATTCTACCGTTTTACTATTTTGAAGCTTTTCTTTTCCCGGTCTTGCTTTTTCAGTCTGACCATGCCTGTGTTGACATTCACTCTCTCTTTGCCTACCTTTCTTTTGGTGTCTTTCCACCTTCTTTATtttgctctctttctcttcctctctctctccatctctctcttcctctctctctccatctctctcttcctctctctctctccatctcaggtGTGGCTGTGTGACTATGCTCCGCTCGCCCAACAAGACCAACGCCATGAAGCAGTGGGAGCAGCGCTGGATCAAGAACTGCCTTTGCGGAGGCCTCTGGAGAAGGATCCCCTCCACACTGTCATGAGATCTGTCAACGGAGACCACTATCAACGCAAACCCTGACCTCATGTCAGCCTTTGGACAGTAGCCTGCATGACGCTGCTGCCTCTTAGCAGATATCTTTGGAGGACAAGTACTGGATATCCATACGGTTGTGTTTCAAAGATGGCTATTTGGAGAGGCTGTGATCATGGCGTCATTGTTTTCTACCTGTAAATAGGAACCATGTGTTTTTTTTATGTCTCTTTTTATATTCAAACCCGTGTCAAGAAAATAAAGTTTATTTGGGGACCTTATGGTTGAGAGGTGTGGCTTTTCTGTTCGACTCCTATTTGAGATCTGGATGCTTTTGCTCATATTTTCATGTAAAtattgcattgatgtcaatgggagatgtGCGCAATAATTAGCGTTTGGCTCTTGGTGGATGATTTGTGTGTTAGATGTAGTTAGAATGTAGCGCCACTGGGTGGCTCTAGACGTCTTGTGCATAGAGCCTAATCTGGTTTTAGTCTTGTCATGTGCACCAGGGATTAGACGAAGGAACTAGTAATGAGAAGGATTAATTTAAGATGGGTTTTATATCAAAATGATGGGTTTACGTCACACTCCACGAAGAGGTTCCATTTAATAAAAAAGCAGAGATGTTCCAAATGCAAATTATTTtggtcatcaaaaagaaaggaggaccaaggcactcttcatataattcattaaaatgtatttatttgtatggcatgttcaCTGGAAACAAAGATTAAAAACTCTGACGCGTAtcggctgcatggccttcgtcagggagtacaAAGATATGATAATACAATGTCCTCTTTTGAACAGCTTTTTCCAATCAACCCTGATTTGAAGAGGGAGTGGTTACAGAATTCATTGGACAACACCTATTAAGCAATACTATACACATTAAAAAGTGAAATACTGTAGATATGTTATCAAAATGCTTCACAAGGCTAGAAGCATCAGAACCCCTAAAAAGGTAGTTCTAACcttgaatataataataatatgccatttagcagacgcttttatccaaagcgacttacagtcatgcgtgcatacatgttttgtttttttgtgtatgggtggtcccggggatcgaacccactaccttggcgttacaagcgccgtgctctaccagctgagctacagaggaccacaatcaaCCCTGGGCAAAGTGTTAAGAATAGGAGAGCCATCTATTTTATAGTACACAAGAACACAGCAAAAATGTCTGATGATTGTGTAAGGGTCTTGTCTAAAGGACTGTCGTTTGCCCCCACATACTCAACTAATGAATTCAATACAGAGATCGACCTATTTCGTTTCTACAGGAATCTACATCTGAAGGCCTGGCACAATAAAAACATCTCTCCAACTACAGACACCAGTGTTTCAGGTCAGGCAGTTCTGTGCCCTTAAAAACACCTTTTAAGCCCAACTCAACCTTTTGTCCCATTGTCCAGAATGCCAcactaaatacatttgcaaagaaggTGAATTTTGATGTGGAGAATCTGTTAAGGGTCAAATTTACTCTAACCAAACATGATGTAACCTTTCTAAGACAGAGAGGGATGCAGTTGAATCATCGTCCAAAAATGGATGGATTGTGGTTAAAAAAGCAGACAAAGGTGGGGCTACAGTAGTGTGGAGTAAAGACAAATATGTGACAGAAGCCTATCGTCAATTAGACAATGATGAATTCTACCAATATCTTACCTTCAACCCTACAGAGGACCTAAAAACTGAATTGAAAGGGATCCTCACAGAAGCTAAGGAGAACGGCTACATTTCAGACaatgagttgaaatgtattttcaATGTCAGTGCGGCTTCTTTTTATCTTCTTCCAAAAGTCCACAAGAATCTTGAAAACCCCCCAGGTAGACCAGTCATTAGTGGTAATGAAGGTCTGACAGAACCCATCTCCAAGTACATTGATTACTTTCTTAAGCCTTTTCTGCCATCACTCCCAGCCTATCTTTAAGATACCACAGATATGTTGAACAAAATTAAGAAATTGAACAATATAGGTACAGCTTCCTTTTTAGTCACCATGGATGTGTAGTCTCTATACACCACCATTGAACATGATCAAGGATTGGCAGCTATGCACTGTTTCTTGAGTACCCGGTCTGAGACCGATGCCTCCCACAGAATTCATTGTCTCACTGACTGAATGGACTCTTATTAATAACATCTTTCAGGACCGTATTTTTAAACAAGTCAAAGGATGTGCCATGGGAGCTCGCTACAGCCCTTCCTATGCTGGTTTGTACTTAGGTaaggtgccttgcaaaagtattcatccccattgtcgtttttcctattttgttacattacaacctgtaattgaaattgatttttatttggatttcatgtaa from Coregonus clupeaformis isolate EN_2021a chromosome 11, ASM2061545v1, whole genome shotgun sequence includes the following:
- the LOC121576488 gene encoding mediator of RNA polymerase II transcription subunit 16-like isoform X2 yields the protein MEVAYVCEWEKRPKSNHYPSIPLVCAWSCRNLVAFTTDQKIEEDEKVSHMVHIIDTEHPWDVYSINSGHGEVISCLEWDQSGSRLLSADGDGQIKCWAMADHLVNSWESSLGSAEDGDPIIALSWLHNGVKLALHVEMSGSTNFGEKFSRVKFSPSLTLFGGKPMEGWLAVTVSGLVTVSLLKPNGQLLTASESLCRLRGRVALADIAFTGGGNIVVAATDGSSSSPVQFYKVCVSVVNEKCRIDTELLPSLFMRCTMDPVRRDKYPAVTHLKFLTRENSEQVLLCASSQTGSIVECWSLRKEGLPVNNIFQHRSPVVGEKQPMILKWRILSATNDLDRVSAVALPKLPISISNTDLKVASDTKFCPGLGLALAFHDGSIQILHRLSLQTMGVFYGSSSGSSQRPGDEPAIKRQRAGSPTVHFKALQFSWTSLALAGVDNHGKLHMIRVSPSMGLMLDMNTLLRHLLFLLEYCMVTGYDWWDVLLHVQPSMVHNLVEKLHEEYMRQNQALQQVLSTRIVAVKASLCKLSSATAARACDFHAKLLLIAISSTLKSLLRPHVLNTPDKSPGDRLAEICAKNTDTDIDKVMINLKTEEFVLDGPPLQSLQQLIQWVGDFVLYLMANLPNQGSIARPGFGFLRDGWSLGMLREMMVMIRIWGLLKPGCLPIYTATSDNQDSMSLLFRLLTKLWLCSRDEGHPQEPDEPLIDECCLLPSQLLVPSMDWLPVNDGIICKLQGKHPLRLQFGKPYSLPGLNSTAQVEVFSRSPGVQRMDNLRCLYMGVCPTEDSKACTRCGCVTMLRSPNKTNAMKQWEQRWIKNCLCGGLWRRIPSTLS
- the LOC121576488 gene encoding mediator of RNA polymerase II transcription subunit 16-like isoform X1; its protein translation is MEVAYVCEWEKRPKSNHYPSIPLVCAWSCRNLVAFTTDQKIEEDEKEVSHMVHIIDTEHPWDVYSINSGHGEVISCLEWDQSGSRLLSADGDGQIKCWAMADHLVNSWESSLGSAEDGDPIIALSWLHNGVKLALHVEMSGSTNFGEKFSRVKFSPSLTLFGGKPMEGWLAVTVSGLVTVSLLKPNGQLLTASESLCRLRGRVALADIAFTGGGNIVVAATDGSSSSPVQFYKVCVSVVNEKCRIDTELLPSLFMRCTMDPVRRDKYPAVTHLKFLTRENSEQVLLCASSQTGSIVECWSLRKEGLPVNNIFQHRSPVVGEKQPMILKWRILSATNDLDRVSAVALPKLPISISNTDLKVASDTKFCPGLGLALAFHDGSIQILHRLSLQTMGVFYGSSSGSSQRPGDEPAIKRQRAGSPTVHFKALQFSWTSLALAGVDNHGKLHMIRVSPSMGLMLDMNTLLRHLLFLLEYCMVTGYDWWDVLLHVQPSMVHNLVEKLHEEYMRQNQALQQVLSTRIVAVKASLCKLSSATAARACDFHAKLLLIAISSTLKSLLRPHVLNTPDKSPGDRLAEICAKNTDTDIDKVMINLKTEEFVLDGPPLQSLQQLIQWVGDFVLYLMANLPNQGSIARPGFGFLRDGWSLGMLREMMVMIRIWGLLKPGCLPIYTATSDNQDSMSLLFRLLTKLWLCSRDEGHPQEPDEPLIDECCLLPSQLLVPSMDWLPVNDGIICKLQGKHPLRLQFGKPYSLPGLNSTAQVEVFSRSPGVQRMDNLRCLYMGVCPTEDSKACTRCGCVTMLRSPNKTNAMKQWEQRWIKNCLCGGLWRRIPSTLS